From Pseudomonas arsenicoxydans:
AGGAAAAGCGACTCGTCAAATAAGAGCCGCTCGCCCAACCGTCAATGCATCTTGCTGTGATCCGCCATGCCGAGTGCCCGGGCGTCGGCTTGCACTTCAATCGTTTCTTTCTCGCCCTTGGCGTTTTCCACTATCAGCGTCAGGGGCACTTTGCTGCCTTCCTGAACCTGGGCCGTCAGGTCAATCAGCATGATGTGGTAGCCGTGGGGATCAAAGCTCACCGGTTTGCCGGCCGGCAGCGCGACGGACTCGACCTGACGCATGCTCATCACATCGTCTTTCATGGTGGATTGGTGAATCTGCACGGTTTTTGCGGCGGGCGACTGCACGCTGAGCAATTTGCTGTCGCTGTCAGCTTGCAGGGTCATGAAGGCGCCGGTCGATGGCTGGCCGGCAACCGTTGCGCGGACCCAGGCGTCTTGCACCTGGGTTTGCGCGGAAACCTGCCACGCCAGGCCGATCAGGGAGCAGCCCAGGACCAGTTGTTTGATACGTCGCGAGACAGCGGTTTTTGCGCACATCGAATTCATTAGCAGACTTCCATGACGGTGAGCAGATCGTCTGCACACTCTTGGGCGGTAAGGGACGCGGACAGCCCCAGGCGCAAATTGCCCCGGGAGTCGAAGACGAAGCTGGTAGCCGTGTGGGACAGGGTGTAGCTCGACCCGCTGGGGATCTTTTCAAAGAACACGCCGAACTCTTTGGCGGTTTCAGCGGTTTCTTCGAGCGAGCCATGCAGCGCTTCAAAACTCGGATCGAACGATTTGACGTAAGCGTCGAGCATCTGCGGCGTATCGCGTTCGGGGTCGAGGGTGATGAAGATCACTTGCAGCTTTTCGCCGTCGCGCCCCATCAGCTTCTTCGCCTGCGCCGCCCGGGCCAGCGTCGTCGGGCAGACCGCCGGGCACTGGGTGAAGCCGAAGAACACCATCGGCATCAGGCCGCGATAGCTGGTCAGCATCTTCGTTTCGCCCTGGGCGTCCTTGAGCTTGAAGGTACGCCCCATGATCTTGTCGCTGAGGTCCTTGCCGTACTTGAACGACAGTTTGCTGCTGTCATCGCAGCCGGCGAGCAGACCCAGGCTCAACAGGCTCATGCCGCGCAGGACCGTGCGACGGGTATACAACGTACTCATGGAAAAGCATTCCTGTGTTGCGACTTGAGAACGACTGCGTCTGATGAGTCAGACGAAAAAAGCGCATGGATATTAACAAACTGTGCCCGTGCGTCGCTCATTGTTGGACGAGGGGCCGTTTTGGTACAGAGGCAGCCAGCGCGGAAAAATACGGATCAGTAGACGAGGGCATTCCAAATACTGCGGACACATTCCAGCTCCAGGCGGCGGCCAGTGTGACGATCGTCACAATATCCTCGACATTGCTTTACGGCTGCTAAGCTTCGACGTTGCAGCGCCCGAGTGACTCAACGGTCGGGCGTTGCGCGTAGCCATGGAGTACGACTTCAGTATCCATATCCACCCCATCGGGGTGGCCAGCGATTGTCGGTAACCTGCACGGAGGCAGGCAATGGTGATCAAACACGTTGGCAATTCGAGTGCAGAGGGGGTTCCCGAGCCGCTCGATCGTGAAGAGATGGAGCGCGTGCTGGCGCTGCTGCTGGCCAGCCCGGTGTTCGCCAAGTCCCGGCGGATGGGCAGTCTGCTGCGCTTTCTGGTCGAGCACGACCTTCAAAGTTCGAACACGCCGCTCACCGAGCATGCCATCGGCCTTGCGGTGTTTCGCCGTGACCCGGCGGTGTATTGCACGGGCGACGATCCGGTGGTGCGGGTGCAGGTGGGCCGATTGCGGCGCAAGCTTGCAACGCATTACACCACCACGGGGCAGTCGGACCCGGTGCACCTGAGCATACCGCCCGGTTGTTATCGCCTGGCGTATCAACGGCTCAGGCCCAAGGGCGTCGCGACTCGCCATCCAGTGCTGCAAATTCAGCCGTTTACCTGCATCACCCGTGACGGCGATGACTTTACCCGTGGCCTGTGCGAGGAGTTGAGCTGCCGGCTGTTCGAGTCGTTCGAACAGACGCAAAGCCGCACCAACCATGTGTTGATGAAGGTGGCGCGCAGCAATGTCACCGCCTCGGACGTCATGCGGGCCGGGCGCGGCAATTACTCGCTGGAAGGCAGCGTGCGGGTGGAGCCGAGCCGTGTCCGTACCTCGGTGCGCCTGATTGATGTGGCTCAGGGGCGGATCCGCTGGTCGGAGCAATTTGATCGCAATCGGCCTTATGGCATCGCCACTCAGGAAGACCTGGCGGAGTCGATCTGTCGGTCGTTGACCGGGTATTTCTCCCGGGGTGGAAATGACGTTTTCTGAGTAAAGCGGGGCAACTGCGAAGTTGCCCCGTTGGCTGCACTTACACGACGGTCCAGCTGCCGCCGGAGTAGAGGCGGGTTGCGTTGTTATCAAAGGTCAGGTCGACTTCGACCGACTGGGAACGTGAGGTGCTGAACATGGTGCTTGTCTGCACATTCTGTTCGAACCAGACAAGGATGGTTTCGACCGGAGTCAACTGGGTCGAACCCATTACCACCTGGTTGGTGGCCACATAAATTGGCGTACTGATGACCTTGCCAT
This genomic window contains:
- a CDS encoding SCO family protein translates to MSTLYTRRTVLRGMSLLSLGLLAGCDDSSKLSFKYGKDLSDKIMGRTFKLKDAQGETKMLTSYRGLMPMVFFGFTQCPAVCPTTLARAAQAKKLMGRDGEKLQVIFITLDPERDTPQMLDAYVKSFDPSFEALHGSLEETAETAKEFGVFFEKIPSGSSYTLSHTATSFVFDSRGNLRLGLSASLTAQECADDLLTVMEVC
- a CDS encoding copper chaperone PCu(A)C; its protein translation is MNSMCAKTAVSRRIKQLVLGCSLIGLAWQVSAQTQVQDAWVRATVAGQPSTGAFMTLQADSDSKLLSVQSPAAKTVQIHQSTMKDDVMSMRQVESVALPAGKPVSFDPHGYHIMLIDLTAQVQEGSKVPLTLIVENAKGEKETIEVQADARALGMADHSKMH